The region AAAGAATGGAAATACTGGGTACGATGAGATTCGTGCAGCCATTAAGGAAGCAAAGGCTGTCAAAGACAAACCTACCCTGATCAAGGTTAGTGACATGAAATGGAGCTTCCAGTAAATGGATTTATCCAATCCATCTGATGTTTGACTTTATCATACTAGTCGAAGTAGCTTAACAAACAATAACATGAGTACTGCAAGAATGAAACTAAACcatttttatgtgttttttttattgtttatatcTGTTTTATTCAGCTTATTTGTTGGTCATATCATATTTCATTGTGATTATTTTTTCACAGGTAACCACTACCATTGGATTTGGTTCTCCAAACAAGGCTAATTCATACAGTGTTCATGGAAGTGCATTGGGTGCTAAAGAAGTGGATGCTACTAGGAAGAATCTTGGATGGCCACATGAACCTTTCCATGTGCCAGAAGAAGTTAAAAAGTATGCATTTTGGGTGGTTAAATGTTCTGTTTCCTGTTAGTCAACTGAAATTTTCATGATCTTGAATGAAACTCATTTAACATTCTACAGGCATTGGAGTCGCCATGTCCCTGAGGGTGCTGCACTTGAAGCTGAGTGGAATGCTAAGTTTGCTGAATATGAGAAGAAATACAAGGAGGATGCTGAAGAGCTAAAATCTATTATTACTGGTGTATTACCTGCTGGTTGGGAGAAAGCACTCCCGGTGAGTAAAGTGCCAAACTTTTAGGCTTCTTCTTATCTTTGTCTTGAGGTATCTCCCCAGTAGTTTACATTATGTCCGATCCAAATTTATCATGAATTTTACGCAAAAGGGTGTTAAAATTCATGTTAATTGGCATGTTAATTGCATCTTCTTCATCACACTTCTGCTTCAAAGTTTTAAGATAAGTAAACCCGTCCTCCACTAATAGTTTCTGGAATATTGATCACATTTCCAATTTGATTTCATCTTTCAGACATACACTCCAGAAAACCCTGGTGATGCTACAAGAAATCTGTCTCAGCAAAATCTAAATGCCCTTGCTAAGGTTCTCCCTGGTCTGATTGGTGGCAGTGCAGATCTTGCTTCTTCCAACATGACCTTGTTGAAAAGTTATGGAGATTTCCAAAAGGATACCCCAGAAGAGCGCAATGTTCGATTTGGTGTTAGAGAGCACGGAATGGGAGCAATCTGCAATGGTATTGCTCTTCACAGCCCTGGATTCATTCCATATTGTGCAACTTTCTTTGTCTTCACTGACTACATGAGAGCCGCCATAAGGATTTCGGCGCTGTCCGAAGCTGGAGTTATCTATGTTATGACTCATGATTCAATTGGACTTGGAGAGGATGGACCAACTCATCAGCCAATAGAGCACTTGGCAAGCTTCCGGGCAATGCCGAATGTTTTGATGCTTCGTCCGGCTGATGGTAATGAAACTGCCGGATCATACAAAGTTGCCGTGCTTAACAAGAAGAGACCCTCAATCCTTGCCCTTTCTCGGCAAAAGTTACCCCAGCTTCCGGGAACTTCTATTGAAGGAGTTGAAAAGGGTGGCTACATCATTTCAGACAACTCATCAGGTAACAAGCCTGATGTGATCTTGCTGAGCACTGGTTCTGAGTTGGAAATTGCCGCCGCTGCTGGTGAGGATCTAAGGAAGGAAGGAAAAACTGTTAGAGTTGTTTCTTTTGTTAGCTGGGAACTTTTTGATGACCAGTCAGATGAATACAAGGAGAGTGTTCTCCCTGCTGCTGTGACAGCTAGAGTTAGCATTGAGGCAGCATCAACCTTTGGTTGGCATAAGCTTGTTGGAAGCAAAGGAAAAGCCATAGGCATTGATCGATTCGGAGCAAGTGCTCCAGCAGGAAAAATATATAAGGAGTTCGGTATCACCAAGGAAGCTGTTATTGCTGCTGCCAAAGAAGTTTCTTAGATCTATTGaggttctattttttttttctttctttctttttcatgcAAAACTTGTGGGTTTCAAAGGTGGCTTTGCGTTACTATTACAAGAATGGTTTCTT is a window of Lotus japonicus ecotype B-129 chromosome 5, LjGifu_v1.2 DNA encoding:
- the LOC130717005 gene encoding transketolase, chloroplastic; the protein is MASSSSLHLSQALAVNLHGGFNSSSSSSDRVALSNSFPAFSGLKSHSSCKHAATPSRRRVGGTTTSTMVRATAVETLDKTAEVSLVEKSVNTIRFLSIDAVEKANSGHPGLPMGCAPMGHILYDEIMRYNPKNPSWFNRDRFVLSAGHGCMLQYALLHLAGYDSVKEEDLKEFRQWGSKTPGHPENFETYGIEVTTGPLGQGIANGVGLALAEKHLAARFNKPDSEIVDHYTYVILGDGCQMEGISNEACSLAGHWGLGKLIALYDDNHISIDGDTEIAFTENVDKRFEALGWHVIWVKNGNTGYDEIRAAIKEAKAVKDKPTLIKVTTTIGFGSPNKANSYSVHGSALGAKEVDATRKNLGWPHEPFHVPEEVKKHWSRHVPEGAALEAEWNAKFAEYEKKYKEDAEELKSIITGVLPAGWEKALPTYTPENPGDATRNLSQQNLNALAKVLPGLIGGSADLASSNMTLLKSYGDFQKDTPEERNVRFGVREHGMGAICNGIALHSPGFIPYCATFFVFTDYMRAAIRISALSEAGVIYVMTHDSIGLGEDGPTHQPIEHLASFRAMPNVLMLRPADGNETAGSYKVAVLNKKRPSILALSRQKLPQLPGTSIEGVEKGGYIISDNSSGNKPDVILLSTGSELEIAAAAGEDLRKEGKTVRVVSFVSWELFDDQSDEYKESVLPAAVTARVSIEAASTFGWHKLVGSKGKAIGIDRFGASAPAGKIYKEFGITKEAVIAAAKEVS